In one Pseudarthrobacter oxydans genomic region, the following are encoded:
- the rpsL gene encoding 30S ribosomal protein S12 has translation MPTINQLVRKGRTPKVSKTKAPALKGSPMRRGVCTRVYTTTPKKPNSALRKVARVRLNGGVEVTAYIPGVGHNLQEHSIVLVRGGRVKDLPGVRYKIVRGALDTQGVKNRKQARSRYGAKMEKK, from the coding sequence GTGCCTACGATTAACCAGCTGGTCCGCAAGGGCCGCACGCCTAAGGTCTCAAAGACCAAGGCTCCCGCGCTTAAGGGCAGCCCCATGCGCCGCGGTGTCTGCACCCGCGTCTACACCACCACCCCGAAGAAGCCGAACTCGGCTCTGCGTAAGGTGGCACGTGTGCGCCTCAACGGCGGCGTGGAAGTTACCGCTTACATCCCCGGTGTTGGCCACAACCTGCAGGAGCACTCCATTGTGCTCGTTCGCGGTGGTCGTGTGAAGGACCTTCCGGGTGTCCGCTACAAGATCGTCCGTGGTGCCCTCGATACCCAGGGTGTCAAGAACCGTAAGCAGGCACGCAGCCGCTACGGCGCAAAGATGGAGAAGAAGTAA
- the tuf gene encoding elongation factor Tu, which produces MAKAKFERTKPHVNIGTIGHVDHGKTTLTAAISKVLYDKYPDLNEKRDFASIDSAPEERQRGITINISHVEYQTEKRHYAHVDAPGHADYIKNMITGAAQMDGAILVVAATDGPMAQTREHVLLARQVGVPYLLVALNKADMVDDEELLDLVEMEVRELLSSQGFDGDEAPVVRVSGLKALEGDPEWVKSVEDLMAAVDESVPDPIRDRDKPFLMPIEDVFTITGRGTVVTGRAERGTLAINSEVEIVGIRPVQKTTVTGIEMFHKQLDEAWAGENCGLLLRGLKRDDVERGQVVVKPGSITPHTDFEANVYILSKDEGGRHNPFYSNYRPQFYFRTTDVTGVITLPEGTEMVMPGDNTEMTVALIQPIAMEEGLGFAIREGGRTVGSGRVTKIIK; this is translated from the coding sequence GTGGCAAAGGCAAAGTTCGAGCGGACTAAGCCGCACGTTAACATCGGCACCATTGGTCACGTTGACCACGGTAAGACGACGTTGACGGCCGCCATTTCCAAGGTGCTGTACGACAAGTACCCGGATCTCAACGAGAAGCGCGACTTCGCGTCGATCGACTCTGCTCCCGAAGAGCGTCAGCGCGGTATTACCATCAACATCTCCCACGTGGAGTACCAGACCGAGAAGCGCCACTACGCACACGTAGACGCTCCCGGTCACGCTGACTACATCAAGAACATGATCACCGGTGCTGCCCAGATGGACGGCGCAATCCTCGTGGTTGCTGCTACCGATGGCCCCATGGCTCAGACCCGCGAGCACGTTCTGCTCGCCCGCCAGGTTGGTGTTCCCTACCTGCTGGTCGCCCTGAACAAGGCTGACATGGTTGACGATGAGGAACTGCTGGACCTCGTTGAAATGGAAGTTCGTGAGCTCCTCAGCTCGCAGGGCTTCGATGGCGACGAAGCACCGGTTGTCCGCGTTTCAGGCCTCAAGGCCCTGGAAGGCGACCCCGAGTGGGTCAAGTCCGTTGAGGACCTGATGGCTGCTGTGGACGAGTCCGTTCCGGACCCCATCCGCGACCGCGACAAGCCCTTCCTGATGCCGATCGAGGACGTCTTCACCATCACCGGCCGTGGCACCGTTGTTACGGGCCGCGCCGAGCGTGGAACCCTCGCCATCAACTCCGAGGTCGAGATCGTCGGCATCCGTCCGGTCCAGAAGACCACGGTTACCGGTATCGAGATGTTCCACAAGCAGCTCGACGAAGCATGGGCCGGCGAGAACTGTGGCCTCCTGCTCCGCGGTCTGAAGCGCGACGATGTCGAGCGTGGCCAGGTTGTCGTCAAGCCGGGTTCCATCACCCCGCACACCGACTTCGAGGCTAACGTCTACATCCTCTCCAAGGACGAAGGCGGGCGTCACAACCCGTTCTACTCCAACTACCGCCCGCAGTTCTACTTCCGTACCACGGACGTAACCGGCGTTATCACCCTGCCCGAGGGCACGGAAATGGTTATGCCCGGCGACAACACTGAGA
- the fusA gene encoding elongation factor G, giving the protein MAQDVLTDLSKVRNIGIMAHIDAGKTTTTERILFYTGVNHKIGETHDGASTTDWMEQEKERGITITSAAVTCFWENNQINIIDTPGHVDFTVEVERSLRVLDGAVAVFDGKEGVEPQSETVWRQADKYNVPRICFVNKMDKLGADFYFTVDTIISRLGAKPLVMQLPIGAENDFIGVVDLLYMRALVWPGDAKGDVTMGAKYEIREIPADLQAKADEYRANLVETVAESSEELMEKYLEGEEISIDELKAGIRKMTINSELYPIFCGSAFKNRGVQPMLDAVVDYLPNPLDVPPMIGHDPRDEEKELTRKPSSEEPFSALAFKIAAHPFFGQLTFIRVYSGHVEAGAQVVNSTKGKKERIGKLFQMHANKEMPVEGATAGHIYAAIGLKDTTTGDTLCDSANQIVLESMSFPEPVISVAIEPNTKGDQEKLSTAIQKLSAEDPTFQVSLNEDTGQTIIAGMGELHLDILVDRMRREFKVEANVGKPQVAYRETIKRAVERHDYTHKKQTGGSGQFAKIQIAIEPLDTAEGELYEFENKVTGGRVPREYIPSVDAGIQDALNDGVLAGYPVVGIKATLIDGAYHDVDSSEMAFKIAGRMAFKEAARKANPVLLEPLMDVEVRTPEEYMGEVIGDLNSRRGQMQSMEDAQGVKVIRAHVPLSGMFGYIGDLRSKTQGRAVYSMTFNSYAEVPKAVADEIIQKSRGE; this is encoded by the coding sequence GTGGCACAGGACGTGCTTACCGACCTTAGTAAGGTCCGCAACATCGGCATCATGGCCCACATTGATGCCGGCAAGACCACCACCACCGAGCGCATCCTGTTCTACACGGGTGTGAACCACAAGATCGGCGAAACGCACGACGGCGCTTCGACCACTGACTGGATGGAACAGGAAAAGGAACGCGGCATCACCATCACGTCTGCCGCCGTGACCTGCTTCTGGGAAAACAACCAGATCAACATCATCGACACCCCCGGCCACGTTGACTTCACCGTAGAGGTTGAGCGCTCCCTGCGCGTCCTCGATGGTGCCGTTGCCGTCTTCGATGGCAAGGAAGGCGTTGAGCCCCAGTCTGAGACCGTTTGGCGCCAGGCTGACAAGTACAACGTTCCCCGCATCTGCTTCGTCAACAAGATGGACAAGCTCGGTGCCGACTTCTACTTCACCGTAGACACCATCATCAGCCGCCTCGGCGCCAAGCCGCTGGTCATGCAGCTGCCGATCGGTGCAGAGAACGACTTCATCGGCGTTGTGGACCTGCTCTACATGCGCGCCCTCGTGTGGCCCGGCGATGCCAAGGGCGACGTGACCATGGGTGCCAAGTACGAAATCCGCGAGATCCCGGCCGACCTCCAGGCAAAGGCTGACGAGTACCGCGCGAACCTCGTTGAGACCGTCGCCGAGTCCTCCGAAGAACTCATGGAGAAGTACCTTGAGGGCGAAGAGATCTCGATCGATGAGCTCAAGGCCGGCATCCGCAAGATGACGATCAACTCCGAGCTGTACCCGATCTTCTGCGGTTCCGCATTCAAGAACCGTGGCGTCCAGCCCATGCTCGATGCAGTCGTGGACTACCTGCCGAACCCGCTCGACGTCCCCCCGATGATCGGCCACGATCCTCGCGACGAAGAGAAGGAACTGACCCGCAAGCCTTCCTCCGAAGAGCCGTTCTCCGCTCTCGCGTTCAAGATTGCGGCCCACCCGTTCTTCGGCCAGCTGACCTTCATCCGCGTGTACTCCGGTCACGTGGAAGCAGGCGCGCAGGTGGTTAACTCCACCAAGGGCAAGAAAGAGCGCATCGGCAAGCTGTTCCAGATGCACGCCAACAAGGAAATGCCCGTTGAGGGCGCTACCGCCGGCCACATCTACGCAGCCATTGGCCTGAAGGACACCACCACGGGCGACACCCTGTGTGACTCCGCGAACCAGATCGTCCTCGAGTCCATGAGCTTCCCGGAGCCCGTGATCTCGGTTGCCATCGAGCCGAACACCAAGGGTGACCAGGAGAAGCTCTCCACGGCCATCCAGAAGCTCTCCGCTGAGGACCCCACCTTCCAGGTGTCCCTCAACGAAGACACCGGCCAGACCATCATCGCCGGCATGGGCGAGCTCCACCTGGACATCCTGGTGGACCGCATGCGCCGCGAGTTCAAGGTCGAAGCCAACGTGGGCAAGCCGCAGGTCGCCTACCGCGAAACCATCAAGCGTGCTGTGGAGCGTCACGACTACACGCACAAGAAGCAGACCGGTGGTTCGGGCCAGTTCGCAAAGATCCAGATTGCGATCGAGCCGCTGGACACTGCCGAGGGCGAGCTGTACGAGTTCGAGAACAAGGTCACCGGTGGCCGCGTTCCCCGCGAGTACATCCCGTCGGTTGACGCTGGTATCCAGGATGCGCTGAACGACGGCGTCCTGGCCGGCTACCCGGTTGTTGGCATCAAGGCAACGCTGATTGACGGCGCCTACCACGATGTCGACTCCTCGGAAATGGCGTTCAAGATCGCCGGCCGTATGGCTTTCAAGGAAGCTGCACGCAAGGCGAACCCTGTCCTGCTCGAACCGCTGATGGATGTCGAGGTCCGCACCCCTGAGGAATACATGGGTGAAGTTATTGGTGACCTCAACTCCCGCCGTGGCCAGATGCAGTCCATGGAAGATGCACAGGGCGTCAAGGTCATCCGTGCGCACGTCCCGCTGTCCGGCATGTTCGGCTACATCGGTGACCTGCGCTCCAAGACCCAGGGCCGTGCTGTGTACTCCATGACGTTCAACAGCTACGCCGAGGTCCCGAAGGCTGTTGCCGACGAGATCATCCAGAAGAGCCGCGGCGAATAG
- the rpsG gene encoding 30S ribosomal protein S7 has product MPRKGPAPKRPLVLDPVYGSPLVTQLINKVLVDGKKSTAERIVYGALEGARAKSGGDPVAALKKAMDNVKPSLEVRSRRVGGATYQVPVEVKPGRSTALALRWLVGYSKARREKTMTERLQNEILDASNGLGAAVKRREDTHKMAESNKAFAHYRW; this is encoded by the coding sequence ATGCCTCGCAAGGGTCCGGCCCCCAAGCGGCCGCTCGTACTAGATCCCGTTTACGGCTCCCCGCTGGTCACCCAGCTCATCAACAAGGTGCTCGTTGACGGCAAGAAGTCCACTGCAGAGCGCATCGTCTACGGTGCCCTCGAAGGCGCCCGTGCCAAGTCCGGCGGCGACCCCGTAGCAGCCCTCAAGAAGGCCATGGACAACGTCAAGCCTTCCCTCGAGGTCCGCTCCCGCCGTGTTGGTGGCGCAACCTACCAGGTTCCGGTCGAGGTCAAGCCGGGCCGCTCCACCGCCCTCGCCCTGCGTTGGCTGGTTGGCTACTCCAAGGCCCGCCGCGAAAAGACGATGACCGAGCGCCTCCAGAACGAAATCCTGGATGCATCCAACGGTCTCGGTGCCGCTGTGAAGCGTCGCGAAGACACCCACAAGATGGCCGAGTCCAACAAGGCCTTCGCACACTACCGCTGGTAA